From Magnetospirillum sp. WYHS-4, a single genomic window includes:
- a CDS encoding PH domain-containing protein, with amino-acid sequence MKQRHLDRFRATRQQPGEEILAYGDGQIGNPLEDGVRPGGDGMLILTDRRLVFLSSFLFREVCEEMPLARIYEIEYRSVLGYHTLEFKTPDGSFFFRSSSKDSRDTLLKRAARLLDLGKVAPREVRV; translated from the coding sequence ATGAAGCAGCGCCATCTTGATCGCTTCCGAGCGACGCGCCAGCAGCCGGGCGAGGAGATTCTCGCCTATGGCGACGGCCAGATCGGCAATCCGCTGGAGGACGGTGTCCGTCCGGGCGGCGACGGCATGCTGATCCTCACCGACCGGCGCTTGGTCTTTCTTTCGAGCTTCCTGTTCCGCGAGGTCTGCGAGGAGATGCCGTTGGCCCGGATCTACGAGATCGAGTACCGCTCGGTGCTCGGCTACCATACCTTGGAATTCAAGACGCCGGACGGTTCCTTCTTCTTCCGCTCGTCCAGCAAGGACAGCCGCGATACCCTGCTGAAGCGGGCCGCCCGTCTGCTCGACCTGGGCAAGGTCGCCCCCCGGGAAGTTCGGGTCTAG
- a CDS encoding Hpt domain-containing protein, with the protein MADDENEVSVIRPPDTLKSKVREGGPGAVDLAALERAEAVIANLTDSYLQWVQEDLVKIQTAYDALAAAPEAERKAAADRVFQVAHDIKGQGGSFGYNLMTVIGNSLCRFIEREPDPSPKHVDVIKVHVDSLKLVIAQNLKGDGGPLGEKLLAGLNAVIDKVAAK; encoded by the coding sequence ATGGCCGACGACGAAAACGAAGTCAGCGTCATCCGTCCGCCCGACACCTTGAAGTCCAAGGTCCGCGAGGGCGGACCCGGTGCCGTCGATCTGGCGGCGCTGGAGCGTGCGGAGGCGGTGATCGCCAACCTGACCGACAGCTATTTGCAGTGGGTGCAGGAAGATCTGGTCAAGATCCAGACCGCCTACGATGCCCTGGCTGCCGCTCCCGAGGCCGAACGCAAGGCCGCCGCCGACCGGGTTTTCCAGGTCGCCCATGACATCAAGGGCCAGGGCGGCAGCTTCGGCTACAACCTGATGACCGTGATCGGCAACAGTCTCTGCCGCTTTATCGAAAGGGAGCCGGACCCGAGCCCCAAGCATGTGGACGTCATCAAGGTCCACGTCGATTCGCTGAAGCTGGTCATCGCCCAGAACCTCAAGGGCGACGGCGGCCCCTTGGGCGAGAAGCTGCTGGCCGGGCTGAACGCGGTCATCGACAAGGTGGCGGCCAAATAG
- a CDS encoding alpha-D-glucose phosphate-specific phosphoglucomutase, which produces MDIRIIPTTPFDGQKPGTSGLRKKVAVFRQPRYLENFVQSVFDVLEGYKGETLVLGGDGRYWNREAAQTILKMAAAAGFGRVLVGRGAILSTPAVSCVIRKHKAFGGFVLSASHNPGGPEGDFGVKYNVTNGGPAPEKVTEAVFARTGNIREYRILDVPDVDLEHPGSVKLGDMAVDVIDPVADYAELMESLFDFDSLRTLFKSGFRMRFDAMHAVTGPYAKEILERRLGASAGTVINGVPLEDFGGGHPDPNLVHAHELVEEMFGSRAPDFGAASDGDGDRNMVLGANFFVTPSDSLAVLAANAACAPAYAKGIAGVARSMPTSEAADRVAAALGLPCFETPTGWKFFGNLLDAGKATFCGEESFGTSSDHVREKDGLWAVLMWLQVLAVRRQSVAEVVREHWGRFGRNYYSRHDYEGVDSKAADGLVEHLRGLCGSLPGRKFGALTVAAADDFAYTDPVDGSVSAKQGVRVMFQGGSRIVYRLSGTGTEGATLRVYIERYEPDPARHGQETQTALADLIAIARDLAEIEARTGRPEPTVIT; this is translated from the coding sequence ATGGACATCCGGATCATTCCCACCACACCCTTCGATGGCCAGAAGCCGGGCACCTCGGGGTTGCGCAAGAAGGTCGCCGTGTTCCGCCAGCCCCGCTACCTGGAGAACTTCGTCCAGTCGGTGTTCGACGTGCTGGAGGGCTACAAGGGTGAGACCCTGGTGCTGGGCGGCGACGGCCGCTACTGGAACCGCGAGGCCGCGCAGACGATTCTCAAGATGGCCGCCGCCGCCGGATTCGGCCGAGTTCTGGTGGGCCGGGGCGCCATCCTGTCCACCCCCGCCGTTTCCTGCGTCATCCGCAAGCACAAGGCTTTCGGCGGCTTCGTGCTGTCGGCGTCCCACAACCCCGGCGGGCCGGAAGGCGATTTCGGGGTCAAGTACAACGTCACCAACGGCGGGCCGGCACCCGAGAAGGTGACCGAAGCGGTCTTCGCCCGCACCGGGAACATTCGCGAATATCGCATTCTGGACGTCCCCGACGTGGACCTGGAGCATCCGGGTTCGGTCAAATTGGGCGACATGGCGGTCGATGTGATCGATCCGGTGGCCGATTACGCCGAACTGATGGAAAGCCTGTTCGATTTCGATTCCCTGCGCACCCTGTTCAAGTCGGGCTTTCGCATGCGCTTCGACGCCATGCACGCGGTGACCGGGCCTTATGCCAAGGAGATTCTGGAAAGGCGCCTGGGCGCTTCGGCCGGTACCGTCATCAACGGCGTGCCGCTGGAGGACTTCGGCGGCGGCCATCCGGACCCCAACCTGGTCCATGCCCACGAACTGGTCGAAGAAATGTTCGGGTCCCGGGCCCCCGACTTCGGCGCCGCCTCCGATGGCGATGGCGACCGCAACATGGTGCTGGGCGCCAACTTCTTCGTGACGCCGTCGGACAGCCTGGCGGTGCTGGCGGCCAATGCCGCCTGCGCGCCCGCCTATGCCAAGGGCATCGCCGGCGTGGCCCGTTCCATGCCGACCAGCGAGGCCGCCGACCGGGTGGCGGCGGCCCTGGGCCTGCCCTGCTTCGAGACCCCCACGGGGTGGAAGTTCTTCGGCAACCTGCTGGACGCCGGCAAGGCCACCTTCTGCGGCGAGGAAAGCTTCGGCACCTCGTCCGACCACGTGCGGGAAAAGGACGGCCTGTGGGCCGTGCTGATGTGGCTGCAGGTTTTGGCCGTCCGCCGCCAATCGGTCGCCGAAGTCGTGCGGGAGCACTGGGGCCGCTTCGGGCGCAACTACTATTCCCGCCACGACTACGAGGGCGTCGACAGCAAGGCCGCCGACGGGCTGGTGGAGCATCTGCGCGGTCTCTGCGGCTCCCTGCCCGGCCGCAAGTTTGGCGCGCTGACGGTCGCGGCGGCCGACGACTTCGCCTACACCGATCCGGTGGACGGCAGCGTCAGCGCCAAGCAGGGCGTCCGGGTGATGTTCCAGGGCGGCTCGCGCATCGTCTACCGCCTGTCGGGCACCGGCACGGAAGGCGCCACGCTCCGCGTCTACATCGAACGCTACGAGCCCGATCCGGCCAGGCACGGCCAGGAAACCCAGACGGCACTGGCCGACCTGATCGCCATCGCCCGCGACCTGGCGGAAATCGAAGCCCGCACCGGCCGCCCCGAGCCGACGGTGATTACCTGA
- a CDS encoding cytochrome b/b6 domain-containing protein has translation MKHGNSSGSGVEVRVWDLPTRLFHWALVALVADAFLSAKFGDVTMTWHKWNGYAILTLLAFRLIWGMIGSSTARFADFVRGPRAIAAYLRGEIHPYGHNPLGALMVLALLAMLAFQGTMGLFATDDILVSGPLKHTVSAATAKRFTGLHKIGYWAILGLVAVHVGAVLAYLLVRKENLTRPMITGYKSAAGHAGEPFPTLEPLWRAGLALALAASIVWGGVNGWPLLAH, from the coding sequence ATGAAACACGGCAACTCTTCCGGTTCCGGGGTCGAGGTCCGCGTCTGGGACCTGCCGACCCGCCTTTTCCATTGGGCCCTCGTGGCGCTGGTGGCCGACGCCTTCCTGAGCGCCAAGTTCGGCGACGTGACCATGACCTGGCACAAATGGAACGGTTACGCCATCCTGACCTTGCTGGCTTTCCGCCTGATCTGGGGCATGATCGGAAGTTCCACCGCCCGTTTCGCCGATTTCGTCCGCGGGCCCCGCGCCATTGCCGCCTACCTGCGCGGGGAAATCCATCCTTACGGCCACAACCCTCTAGGCGCCCTGATGGTGCTGGCGTTGCTGGCGATGCTGGCTTTCCAGGGCACGATGGGCCTGTTCGCCACCGACGACATCCTAGTCAGCGGCCCTCTCAAGCATACGGTTTCCGCCGCCACCGCCAAGCGCTTCACCGGCCTCCACAAGATCGGCTACTGGGCGATCCTGGGCTTGGTGGCGGTCCACGTGGGGGCGGTGTTGGCCTACCTGCTGGTGCGGAAGGAAAATCTGACCCGCCCCATGATCACCGGCTACAAGAGCGCCGCAGGCCACGCGGGCGAGCCCTTCCCGACCCTGGAACCGCTATGGCGGGCCGGCCTGGCCTTGGCCCTGGCGGCGTCGATCGTCTGGGGCGGAGTGAACGGCTGGCCGCTGCTGGCCCACTAG
- a CDS encoding NAAT family transporter, with protein sequence METFGDYSRYVVAMLAILDPFSAIPIFLTLTEGQSVPEKRRTARATVSTVFVVLAVAALSGDLVLFLLGTSLDAFRVGGGIVLLLMAVSMLQAEVGPLRHKPEEAAEAGLKQGVGVVPLGIPLLAGPGAISTTIIQVQRDPTPGNLGMVIACIALVCLAIWLALRLAVPIGQRLGVTGINILNRLIGLILAAVAVQIMAVGLKGLFPGLDG encoded by the coding sequence ATGGAAACCTTCGGCGACTACAGCCGGTACGTAGTGGCCATGCTGGCCATCCTCGATCCCTTTTCGGCCATTCCCATCTTCCTTACCTTGACCGAGGGCCAGAGCGTCCCGGAAAAGCGCCGCACGGCGCGGGCCACGGTATCGACGGTCTTCGTCGTGCTGGCGGTCGCCGCCTTGTCGGGCGACCTGGTGCTGTTCCTGCTGGGCACCAGCCTGGACGCCTTCCGGGTGGGGGGGGGCATCGTTCTCCTGCTGATGGCCGTTTCCATGCTGCAGGCCGAGGTCGGCCCCCTGCGTCACAAGCCGGAAGAGGCGGCCGAGGCCGGGCTCAAGCAGGGCGTCGGCGTGGTGCCGCTGGGCATCCCCTTGCTGGCCGGGCCGGGCGCCATCAGTACCACCATCATCCAGGTCCAGCGCGATCCCACGCCGGGCAACCTGGGCATGGTGATCGCCTGCATCGCCCTGGTCTGCCTGGCGATCTGGCTGGCGTTGCGCCTGGCGGTACCCATCGGCCAGCGCCTGGGCGTCACCGGCATCAACATCCTGAACCGCCTGATCGGTTTGATCCTGGCCGCCGTCGCGGTGCAGATCATGGCGGTGGGCCTCAAGGGCCTGTTCCCCGGCCTGGACGGGTGA